In a single window of the Bacteroidales bacterium genome:
- the murB gene encoding UDP-N-acetylmuramate dehydrogenase, with amino-acid sequence MKIKENFSLKEYNTFGINVSAKYFVEFNSVDEIMEFLKIKKYKNVPKLILGGGSNILFTKDFDGIVIKINNKGIDILKKEKEFVFVRAAAGEVWNDFVKYCLEKNYGGIENLSLIYGNVGSGSVQNIGAYGVELKDVFHELKAINIETHEIKRFSRAKCKFGYRDSILKNELKNKFIVISSTFKLTSKNHLLFTKYGSIENELESMGVKKPDIYTISQAICSIRERKLPAPSEIGNGGSFFKNPFVDKNMFQYLQMKYPSIPYFEAKDNKIKIFAGWLIEQAGLKGMRIGDAGVHEEQALVLVNYGKAKGNEILDLAKKIQKTVFEKFKISMELEINVI; translated from the coding sequence ATGAAAATAAAAGAAAATTTTTCTTTAAAGGAATACAATACTTTCGGCATTAATGTTTCTGCGAAATATTTTGTTGAGTTCAATTCTGTTGATGAAATTATGGAATTTTTAAAAATCAAAAAATACAAAAACGTTCCTAAACTTATACTTGGAGGAGGAAGCAATATTTTATTTACAAAAGATTTTGATGGGATTGTAATAAAAATAAACAACAAAGGAATTGATATTCTCAAAAAGGAAAAAGAGTTTGTTTTTGTGAGAGCCGCTGCCGGCGAAGTGTGGAATGATTTTGTGAAATATTGTTTGGAAAAAAATTATGGAGGAATTGAAAATTTATCATTGATTTATGGTAATGTAGGAAGCGGTTCGGTTCAAAACATAGGAGCTTACGGTGTTGAACTTAAAGATGTTTTTCATGAATTAAAGGCAATAAATATCGAAACACATGAAATTAAAAGATTTTCAAGGGCAAAATGTAAATTCGGTTATAGAGATAGTATTTTAAAAAATGAACTGAAAAATAAATTCATAGTAATTTCCTCAACATTCAAGCTCACAAGTAAAAATCATTTATTATTCACAAAATATGGAAGCATTGAAAATGAGCTGGAATCAATGGGAGTAAAAAAGCCTGATATTTATACTATATCACAGGCAATTTGCAGTATCCGTGAACGCAAACTTCCCGCTCCTTCTGAGATAGGAAACGGAGGAAGTTTTTTCAAAAATCCTTTTGTTGACAAAAACATGTTTCAATATTTGCAAATGAAATATCCTAGCATTCCTTATTTTGAAGCAAAAGACAACAAAATAAAAATTTTTGCAGGATGGCTTATCGAACAAGCAGGATTAAAAGGAATGAGAATAGGAGATGCCGGTGTTCATGAGGAACAAGCTCTTGTACTCGTAAATTATGGAAAAGCCAAAGGCAACGAAATACTTGACCTCGCAAAAAAAATTCAAAAAACAGTATTTGAAAAATTTAAAATAAGTATGGAATTAGAAATAAATGTGATATAA
- a CDS encoding MbnP family protein codes for MKLLNILTIVLFSFFIFVNSNCHKEKPIPPAENGKIIFKFAHYVNGQPLQKDTMKYVNAAGNPYKINELKYFVSEVTLYKNDGTKKIIKDWVEIFYIDIDVSSTLTWNVYDDIPAGNYDSINFVFGITQEKNKSFLFINPPESNMAWPDMLGGGYHYMMLNGKWKDTNNVIQNFRCHLGIGKDTTGGNTTFIQNYFTVNLPNSSFSISKNQTREIQIVMNIEKWFEGAYTFDWNHYGGDIMENQEAMNKIAKNGKHAFSLEYIH; via the coding sequence ATGAAATTGCTTAATATATTGACAATAGTACTTTTTTCATTTTTCATTTTTGTAAATAGTAATTGCCATAAAGAAAAGCCAATTCCCCCTGCTGAAAACGGAAAAATAATTTTCAAATTTGCTCATTATGTTAATGGGCAGCCGTTGCAGAAAGATACAATGAAATATGTTAATGCTGCCGGAAATCCGTATAAAATAAATGAATTAAAATATTTTGTTTCGGAAGTTACACTTTATAAAAATGACGGAACAAAAAAAATAATTAAAGATTGGGTGGAAATTTTTTATATTGATATTGACGTTTCCTCAACTTTAACATGGAATGTTTACGATGATATTCCCGCAGGAAATTACGATTCAATAAATTTTGTTTTCGGAATCACACAGGAAAAAAACAAGTCATTTTTGTTTATCAATCCTCCCGAATCTAACATGGCATGGCCCGATATGCTTGGCGGTGGCTATCATTATATGATGCTCAATGGTAAGTGGAAAGATACAAATAATGTTATTCAAAATTTCAGATGCCACCTTGGAATCGGGAAAGATACTACAGGCGGTAATACTACATTTATACAAAATTACTTCACAGTTAACTTGCCCAATTCTTCATTTTCAATTTCCAAAAATCAAACAAGAGAAATTCAAATCGTGATGAATATTGAAAAATGGTTTGAAGGTGCTTATACTTTTGATTGGAATCATTACGGAGGTGATATAATGGAAAATCAGGAAGCAATGAACAAAATTGCAAAAAACGGAAAACATGCTTTTTCTCTGGAATATATTCATTAA
- the thiS gene encoding sulfur carrier protein ThiS, with protein sequence MITVNNKEIPFEKSICLTNLLDKLEIKSEKGVAVAIHNNIIPKHQWNDYFVKDNDKITVIKATQGG encoded by the coding sequence ATGATAACAGTGAATAATAAAGAAATTCCATTTGAAAAAAGTATTTGTTTAACTAACTTGCTGGACAAACTTGAAATAAAATCTGAAAAAGGAGTTGCTGTGGCAATTCACAATAATATAATTCCAAAACATCAATGGAACGATTATTTTGTTAAGGATAATGATAAAATAACCGTTATCAAAGCAACACAGGGAGGATGA
- a CDS encoding thiazole synthase, which yields MLMLKIADKTFISRLFTGTGKFSSTKIMEQALLASGSELVTVALRRIDLKNNDDDILNHLKCKQFSIMPNTSGARNAKEAIFASQLAREALETNWVKLEIHPDPKYLMPDPLETLEAAKELVKLGFVVLPYINADPVLCKRLEEVGVAAVMPLGSAIGSNKGLKTRDMLEIIIEQSNIPVVVDAGIGTPSHAAEAMEMGADAVLVNTAIAVSSNPVQMGIAFKLAVEAGRIAFESQLGKTSKQAIASSPLTAFLD from the coding sequence ATTCTTATGCTAAAAATAGCTGATAAAACATTTATATCACGGCTCTTTACAGGTACCGGCAAATTCAGTTCGACAAAAATCATGGAACAAGCATTACTTGCTTCGGGCAGTGAACTTGTTACAGTTGCTCTGAGAAGAATAGATTTGAAAAATAATGATGACGATATATTAAATCATTTAAAGTGCAAACAGTTTAGCATAATGCCAAATACTTCCGGAGCAAGAAATGCAAAGGAAGCAATTTTTGCATCGCAGCTTGCCCGCGAAGCATTAGAAACAAATTGGGTGAAACTTGAAATTCATCCCGACCCGAAATATTTAATGCCCGACCCGCTTGAAACGCTTGAGGCAGCTAAAGAACTTGTAAAATTGGGATTTGTTGTTTTGCCATACATAAATGCAGACCCTGTTTTATGCAAACGCCTCGAAGAAGTTGGTGTTGCTGCTGTCATGCCGCTTGGTTCAGCAATAGGCAGTAACAAAGGTTTGAAAACAAGAGATATGCTCGAAATAATTATTGAGCAAAGTAATATTCCGGTTGTTGTTGATGCAGGAATCGGTACACCATCACACGCTGCTGAAGCAATGGAAATGGGTGCAGATGCCGTTTTGGTAAATACTGCAATTGCAGTTTCTTCAAATCCGGTGCAAATGGGAATTGCTTTTAAATTAGCAGTTGAAGCCGGAAGAATTGCATTTGAATCGCAACTTGGAAAAACAAGCAAACAAGCAATAGCAAGCAGCCCGCTGACTGCTTTTTTGGATTAA
- a CDS encoding FprA family A-type flavoprotein translates to MDNKILEITKDVKWIGVLDPDIRTFDIVMETKYGTTYNSYFINADKKTIVETVKEKFADEYLDKIKSVVNPEQIEYIIVNHTEPDHTGSVKHLLKIAPNAKIVGSGNAIRYLTEIIGHDFPNIVVKEGDVIDLGNKIIKIIGAPNLHWPDTIYSYLEDDKILFTCDSFGAHYCNEAMFDDLITDYDDAFKYYFDVILRPFSKFMLKAIEKIKPLEINAICTGHGSILRSNWKKYVDLSEEYSRKYMETINPEVEKILVAYVSAYGFTGEIAKAIAEGVSQIEGFDVEVLDIEKIELSVLSSKIEQCKGLLLGSPTINQNTLMQIYNFLALINPLRDRGKLAGSFGSYGWSGEAPKIIDVNLRNLKFKVELEPLAIKFRPNAEIKIKCIEFGKEFGRKMLENKNATNE, encoded by the coding sequence ATGGATAATAAAATTTTAGAAATAACAAAAGATGTAAAATGGATTGGTGTGTTAGACCCTGACATCAGAACTTTTGATATAGTGATGGAAACCAAATACGGCACCACTTATAATTCATATTTTATCAATGCCGATAAAAAAACAATTGTTGAAACTGTTAAAGAAAAATTTGCAGATGAGTATCTTGATAAAATAAAAAGTGTTGTTAATCCCGAACAAATCGAATATATTATTGTTAATCACACAGAACCCGACCATACAGGCAGTGTAAAACATTTACTTAAAATTGCACCGAATGCTAAAATCGTGGGAAGCGGTAATGCCATCAGATATCTGACCGAAATTATCGGACATGATTTTCCGAATATTGTTGTCAAAGAAGGTGATGTTATTGATTTGGGGAACAAAATAATTAAAATTATTGGAGCACCCAACCTACACTGGCCCGATACAATTTACTCATATCTCGAAGACGATAAAATTTTATTTACCTGCGATTCTTTTGGAGCGCATTATTGTAACGAAGCCATGTTCGACGATTTGATTACCGATTATGATGATGCTTTCAAATATTATTTTGATGTCATACTTCGTCCTTTTAGTAAATTCATGCTGAAAGCAATTGAAAAAATTAAACCACTTGAAATTAATGCAATTTGCACAGGTCACGGTTCAATACTTCGCAGCAATTGGAAAAAGTATGTTGATTTATCTGAAGAATATTCAAGGAAATACATGGAAACAATAAATCCCGAAGTGGAAAAAATTCTGGTTGCTTATGTTTCTGCTTACGGTTTCACAGGTGAAATAGCAAAGGCAATAGCCGAAGGAGTTAGTCAGATTGAAGGTTTTGATGTGGAAGTTTTAGATATAGAAAAAATTGAACTGTCGGTTTTGAGTTCAAAAATTGAGCAATGTAAAGGTCTATTGCTTGGTTCTCCGACTATAAATCAAAATACATTAATGCAGATTTATAATTTTCTTGCATTAATAAATCCGTTAAGAGACAGAGGAAAACTTGCCGGAAGTTTCGGTTCTTATGGATGGAGCGGTGAAGCACCAAAAATAATTGATGTTAATTTGCGAAATTTAAAATTTAAAGTAGAATTAGAACCGTTGGCTATAAAATTCAGACCTAATGCAGAAATTAAAATTAAATGCATTGAATTTGGCAAGGAATTTGGCAGGAAGATGCTTGAAAATAAAAATGCGACAAATGAATAA
- a CDS encoding nucleoside deaminase, whose protein sequence is MNKSENEFITKAIKLSIENVKKGKGGPFGAIIVKNNKIIARGTNIVTSTNDPTAHAEIIAIRKASKKLNDFNLSGSEIYTSCEPCPMCLAAIYWAGISKIYYAASKEDAANNGFDDNFIYCEMAKTEKDRKLQIHQLSRDEALVAFKEWQNKKDKIMY, encoded by the coding sequence ATGAATAAATCGGAAAATGAATTTATAACTAAAGCCATAAAATTATCAATTGAAAATGTCAAAAAAGGCAAAGGAGGTCCTTTTGGTGCAATCATTGTGAAAAACAATAAAATTATTGCAAGAGGAACAAATATTGTAACTTCAACGAATGACCCTACTGCACATGCCGAAATTATTGCAATTCGAAAAGCGTCAAAAAAATTGAATGATTTTAATTTAAGCGGAAGCGAAATTTACACAAGCTGCGAGCCATGTCCTATGTGCCTTGCAGCGATATACTGGGCGGGAATAAGCAAAATTTATTATGCTGCTTCAAAAGAGGATGCAGCAAATAATGGTTTTGATGATAATTTTATTTATTGCGAAATGGCAAAAACGGAAAAAGATAGAAAGTTGCAAATACATCAATTATCACGTGACGAAGCATTGGTTGCATTCAAAGAATGGCAAAACAAAAAAGATAAAATAATGTATTAG
- a CDS encoding GDP-mannose 4,6-dehydratase — MKTYLVTGGAGFIGSHLIDKLLADESHKIICVDNFNDFYEPQEKRNNIAHHLGKSNFILAEGDISEREFITKTFQNTKPDVVIHLAARAGVLPSISNIDEYYQTNVLGTMNILYAIKNQIPEKFIFASSSSVYGTNKKVPFSEEDALINPASPYSATKIAAEAICRVYTNMYDIKTIILRFFTVFGPRQRPDLAIRKFIEKILKNEEIVLYGNGESARDYTYVDDIINGITNAIEYKTENCEIFNIGNSTPVKLNKLVKIIEDNLGIKAKIKHTDMSKADVPITFADITKSKRKLNYNPEIKLEKGIKKEIEWIKKVVSHKS; from the coding sequence TTGAAAACATATTTAGTTACTGGCGGAGCGGGCTTTATCGGAAGCCATTTAATTGATAAGCTTCTGGCTGATGAAAGCCACAAAATTATTTGCGTTGATAATTTCAATGATTTTTATGAACCGCAGGAAAAAAGAAACAATATTGCACATCATCTAGGAAAATCAAATTTTATTTTAGCTGAAGGTGATATTAGCGAGAGGGAATTTATTACAAAAACCTTTCAAAATACAAAACCGGATGTTGTCATTCATCTGGCTGCAAGAGCAGGAGTTTTACCGTCAATAAGCAATATTGATGAATATTATCAAACGAATGTATTGGGAACGATGAATATTCTCTATGCAATAAAAAATCAGATTCCAGAAAAATTCATTTTTGCTTCTTCAAGTTCTGTTTATGGAACAAATAAAAAAGTTCCGTTTTCAGAAGAAGATGCTTTAATAAATCCTGCTTCTCCTTATTCTGCAACTAAAATCGCTGCCGAAGCTATTTGTCGCGTTTATACCAATATGTATGATATTAAAACAATTATATTGAGATTTTTCACTGTTTTCGGTCCTCGCCAGCGTCCCGATTTGGCAATAAGAAAATTTATTGAAAAAATATTGAAAAATGAAGAAATTGTCTTATACGGCAATGGTGAGAGTGCGAGGGATTATACATACGTTGATGATATTATAAATGGAATAACAAATGCGATTGAATATAAAACCGAAAATTGTGAAATTTTCAATATTGGTAATTCTACTCCTGTTAAATTAAATAAATTAGTAAAAATAATTGAAGATAATCTTGGAATAAAAGCTAAGATAAAACACACTGATATGTCGAAAGCAGATGTGCCAATAACTTTTGCTGACATCACAAAATCAAAACGAAAATTAAATTATAATCCCGAAATAAAATTGGAGAAAGGAATTAAAAAAGAAATAGAGTGGATAAAAAAAGTCGTAAGTCATAAGTCGTAA
- the thiH gene encoding 2-iminoacetate synthase ThiH gives MFKEIFDTYNWEEIKQNIYSKTSADVESAMSKTQRRTLEDFKALVSPAAIDYIEQMAQLSRDLTLKRFGKNIQMYIPVYISNECHNSCVYCGFSKKNNIKRITLTEEQILKEIKEIKKLGFEHILVVTGENDLKAGVEYFKKVLPLFKSEFTHVSMEIQPLMQSGYEQLIQLGLNTILIYQETYNKNFYKNFHPAGKKSDFYFRLETPDRLGKANINKIGIGFLIGLDDWRTEAFYTSLHLNYLEKNYWKTKYSISFPRLRPAAGEFEPIVNITDKELVQLICAYRIFNENVELSISTRESEKFRDNLIKLGITNISAGSKTNPGGYSVFKESLKQFEIHDKRSPEEISEIIKQQGYEVVWKDWDKTYN, from the coding sequence ATGTTCAAAGAAATTTTCGACACATACAATTGGGAAGAAATAAAGCAAAATATTTATTCCAAAACTTCTGCTGATGTGGAATCGGCTATGAGTAAAACTCAACGGAGAACATTGGAAGATTTTAAAGCACTTGTGTCTCCTGCAGCTATTGATTACATTGAACAAATGGCACAACTCAGCCGTGATTTAACACTGAAAAGATTTGGCAAAAACATTCAAATGTATATTCCGGTTTATATTTCAAATGAGTGTCATAATAGTTGTGTTTACTGCGGTTTTAGCAAGAAAAATAATATTAAAAGAATAACTCTTACAGAAGAACAAATTTTAAAAGAGATAAAAGAAATTAAAAAATTAGGATTTGAACATATTTTAGTTGTTACAGGTGAGAATGATTTAAAAGCAGGAGTTGAATATTTTAAAAAAGTTCTGCCACTTTTTAAGTCAGAATTTACTCATGTTTCAATGGAAATTCAGCCATTGATGCAATCGGGTTATGAGCAATTGATACAACTTGGATTGAATACTATTTTGATATATCAGGAAACATACAATAAAAATTTTTATAAAAATTTTCATCCTGCCGGTAAAAAATCGGATTTTTATTTTCGCCTCGAAACACCCGACCGACTTGGGAAAGCAAATATAAATAAAATCGGAATAGGTTTTTTAATCGGATTAGATGATTGGCGTACTGAGGCATTTTACACTTCATTACATTTGAATTATCTCGAAAAAAATTATTGGAAAACAAAATATTCAATTTCATTTCCGCGTCTGAGACCTGCTGCCGGTGAATTTGAACCTATAGTTAATATTACAGACAAAGAACTTGTTCAACTGATTTGTGCATATAGAATTTTTAATGAAAATGTGGAATTAAGTATTTCTACAAGAGAAAGCGAAAAATTCAGAGATAACTTAATAAAATTAGGAATAACTAATATCAGTGCAGGTTCAAAAACAAATCCCGGGGGATACAGCGTTTTTAAAGAAAGTTTAAAACAGTTTGAAATTCACGATAAGCGTTCTCCTGAAGAAATCAGTGAAATTATAAAACAACAAGGATACGAAGTGGTTTGGAAAGATTGGGATAAAACATATAATTAA
- a CDS encoding amidohydrolase family protein: MRKISADYIFPVSSPPLKKGIIITDGNGRILDLIESSAIDYNLQDVEFYDGIICPGFVNTHCHLELSFMLNKIKQNLGLINFIVEIEKLKKAKKEIILLAAVEAEKQMLKNGIVAVGDISNTNISFKIKNNSNIYFHTFIEVYSFDENKADRIFDNAFGLNKEIKSSSIVLHTPFTVSNKLIKRVFDFALKNNSLQTIHNQESQAENEMFLTGSGAIFEQHKIWGNDVSKWVATGKSSLQSMLPLIPKELKTLFVHNTFTKKEDIDFVNEYFKNIWWSFCPNANIFIENKLPDFKLFSAFDDRITLGTDSLASNFQLSILEEMKTITLKSNSKISLEKLIKWGTLNGAKFLNVNSKFGSFEKGKNPGINLITDVDVNSMNLTKNSSIKVIV, from the coding sequence ATGCGAAAAATTTCTGCTGACTACATTTTTCCTGTTTCTTCTCCACCATTAAAAAAAGGAATTATCATAACTGATGGTAATGGAAGAATTTTAGATTTGATTGAGAGTTCTGCGATTGACTATAACCTTCAGGATGTTGAATTTTATGATGGAATAATTTGTCCGGGTTTTGTCAACACTCACTGTCATTTGGAATTGTCGTTTATGCTCAATAAAATCAAGCAAAATCTTGGGTTAATAAATTTTATAGTTGAAATAGAAAAATTAAAAAAAGCAAAGAAAGAAATAATATTATTGGCAGCAGTTGAAGCGGAAAAACAAATGCTTAAAAATGGAATTGTTGCTGTTGGTGATATTTCAAATACAAATATCTCTTTTAAAATAAAAAATAACAGCAATATATATTTTCACACTTTTATTGAGGTTTATTCTTTTGATGAAAATAAAGCAGATAGAATTTTTGATAATGCATTTGGGTTAAACAAGGAAATAAAAAGTTCTTCAATTGTTCTTCATACTCCTTTTACTGTTTCAAATAAATTAATAAAGAGAGTTTTTGATTTTGCTCTTAAAAACAATTCTCTTCAAACCATCCACAATCAGGAAAGTCAGGCTGAAAATGAAATGTTTTTAACCGGAAGCGGAGCAATTTTTGAGCAACATAAAATCTGGGGCAATGATGTTTCGAAATGGGTAGCAACAGGAAAAAGTTCTTTGCAGTCAATGCTTCCATTAATACCAAAAGAACTAAAAACTCTTTTTGTACATAATACTTTTACTAAAAAAGAAGATATTGATTTTGTAAATGAATACTTCAAAAATATATGGTGGAGCTTTTGCCCTAATGCAAATATTTTTATCGAAAATAAATTACCTGATTTCAAATTATTTTCAGCATTTGATGATAGAATAACATTAGGAACTGATAGTTTAGCATCAAACTTTCAACTTTCAATTCTTGAAGAAATGAAAACAATTACTTTAAAAAGCAATTCTAAAATTTCTTTAGAAAAGCTCATAAAATGGGGAACACTGAATGGAGCAAAATTCTTAAATGTCAACAGCAAATTCGGTTCCTTTGAAAAAGGAAAGAACCCGGGTATAAATCTTATAACTGATGTTGATGTTAATTCAATGAATTTAACAAAAAACAGTTCGATAAAAGTTATTGTTTAA
- the moeB gene encoding molybdopterin-synthase adenylyltransferase MoeB: protein MKLSLTKDEIRRYSRHLILKNIGIEGQLKLKKSKVFVVGVGGLGCSVLTYLTAAGVGNIGIADYDIVEESNLQRQILYDVTDIGKCKVEVAVQKLSKQNPYVKFDIYNTKITKENILDIIKNYDVIVDGSDNFSTRYLINDSCIILNKIFVYGAIFQFEGQVSVFSYKNGPTYRCVYPEPPKPSDMPNCSEIGVFGAIPGLVGTIQANETIKIITGTGDVLSGKLFTINALSFEVNIFNINKIEENLNIKELGDYDYTCEEDNTIKEISVVELKKMMDNNEDLQIIDIREPNELIISTLGGELIPMEEIFNDIGKISKIKPVIFICRNGHRSRFVIKLLQENYNYKNLFNLRGGLNDWADLIDKSMTKY from the coding sequence ATGAAATTATCATTAACAAAAGATGAAATAAGGCGGTATAGCAGACATTTGATTTTGAAAAATATTGGAATTGAGGGGCAGTTGAAATTAAAAAAATCAAAAGTTTTTGTTGTTGGAGTGGGTGGTTTGGGTTGTTCAGTATTGACTTATTTAACTGCCGCGGGAGTTGGCAACATTGGCATAGCCGATTATGATATTGTTGAGGAAAGTAATTTACAACGTCAGATTTTATATGATGTAACCGATATAGGTAAATGTAAAGTTGAAGTTGCCGTGCAAAAATTATCAAAACAAAATCCTTATGTAAAATTCGATATTTATAACACAAAAATCACAAAAGAAAATATACTTGATATTATTAAGAATTATGATGTTATTGTTGATGGCAGTGATAATTTTTCAACTCGTTATTTAATAAATGATTCCTGTATTATTCTTAACAAAATATTTGTTTATGGTGCAATTTTTCAATTTGAAGGGCAGGTATCGGTTTTTAGTTATAAAAACGGACCAACATATCGCTGTGTTTATCCCGAACCACCCAAACCTTCTGATATGCCAAATTGTTCTGAAATAGGCGTATTTGGCGCAATACCCGGGTTGGTTGGTACAATACAGGCAAATGAAACAATAAAAATTATTACCGGAACTGGTGATGTTTTGTCAGGAAAATTATTTACAATCAATGCTCTTTCATTTGAAGTAAATATTTTCAACATAAATAAAATTGAAGAAAATCTAAATATTAAAGAACTCGGCGATTATGACTACACCTGCGAAGAGGATAATACAATAAAAGAAATTTCAGTTGTTGAGTTGAAAAAAATGATGGATAATAATGAAGATTTGCAAATAATAGATATTCGCGAACCCAATGAACTTATTATTTCTACTTTGGGTGGTGAATTGATTCCAATGGAAGAAATTTTTAATGATATTGGTAAAATTTCAAAAATAAAACCTGTAATTTTTATTTGCAGAAATGGTCACAGAAGCCGTTTTGTTATTAAGCTTTTGCAGGAGAATTATAATTATAAAAATTTATTCAATCTAAGAGGCGGTTTAAATGATTGGGCTGATTTGATTGATAAATCAATGACGAAGTATTAA
- a CDS encoding proline dehydrogenase family protein produces the protein MFNKLISKLLPYMPESFVWIFSKRYVAGKTIDDAIKACKELNSEGIKITLDILGEFIKTLDEAEKNKQEYLEIIDIAQKNNIDGNYSLKPTMFGLLIDRNVCYKHIREIVKKAAGYNNFVRVDMEDTQCTDMEIELFRKLKKEFPKNVGLVLQAYLKRTKDDIKNMLDLNNADVPLNYRLCKGIYNEPKELAYKQYEEINEHFLDDLEYVFQNKIYPGIATHDKPLVDGAYKLIEKYKVPKNMYEFQMLYGVTPELRKSIINNGHRMRVYVPFGTKWFAYCTRRLKENPKMAGMIIKALFSKG, from the coding sequence ATGTTCAATAAACTAATATCAAAGTTGCTTCCATATATGCCTGAGAGCTTTGTATGGATATTTTCAAAAAGGTATGTTGCAGGTAAAACTATTGACGATGCTATAAAAGCATGCAAAGAGCTCAACAGCGAAGGAATAAAAATAACTCTCGATATACTCGGTGAGTTTATTAAAACTCTTGATGAAGCGGAGAAAAACAAACAGGAATATCTCGAAATAATTGACATTGCACAGAAAAACAACATTGATGGAAATTATTCTTTAAAACCGACAATGTTCGGATTACTCATTGATAGGAATGTTTGTTACAAACACATCAGGGAAATTGTAAAAAAAGCTGCAGGATACAATAATTTTGTTCGTGTTGACATGGAAGATACACAATGTACCGACATGGAAATTGAATTATTCCGAAAATTAAAAAAAGAATTTCCTAAGAATGTCGGTCTTGTATTGCAAGCATATTTGAAAAGAACAAAAGATGATATTAAAAATATGCTTGATTTGAATAATGCTGATGTTCCATTAAATTACAGGCTTTGCAAAGGCATTTACAATGAACCCAAAGAACTTGCTTATAAACAATATGAAGAAATAAACGAGCATTTTCTTGATGATTTGGAATATGTTTTTCAAAATAAAATTTATCCCGGAATTGCCACACATGATAAGCCTTTGGTTGACGGAGCATATAAGCTTATTGAAAAATATAAAGTTCCGAAAAATATGTATGAATTCCAGATGTTATACGGTGTAACACCCGAACTCAGAAAATCCATTATTAACAACGGACATAGGATGAGAGTTTATGTTCCTTTTGGTACAAAATGGTTTGCATACTGCACACGCCGCTTAAAAGAAAATCCTAAAATGGCGGGAATGATTATAAAAGCACTGTTTTCCAAGGGATAA